A section of the Paenibacillus yonginensis genome encodes:
- the tgt gene encoding tRNA guanosine(34) transglycosylase Tgt → MAAAITYEHIKTCKQSGARLGRVHTPHGVIETPIFMPVGTLATVKTMSPEELKEMNAQIILSNTYHLFLRPGHEIVREAGGLHKFMNWDRAILTDSGGFQVFSLSDMRKITEEGVHFRSHLNGDKLFLSPEKAMEIQNALGSDIMMAFDECAPYPAEHKYVKDSLERTTRWAERCLESHARPQDQGLFGIVQGGMFEDLRKQSARDLTSLDFPGYAIGGLSVGEPKHLMYEVLDYTVPLLPSNKPRYLMGVGSPDALIEGAIRGVDMFDCVLPTRIARNGTTMTSQGRLVVRNAQYARDFGPLDPECDCYTCRNYSRAYLRHLIKSDETFGLRLTTYHNLHFLLNLMKQVRQAIMEDRLLDFRDEFFEKYGLFGNEKGF, encoded by the coding sequence TTGGCAGCAGCGATTACTTACGAACATATTAAAACCTGCAAGCAGTCCGGAGCCAGGCTCGGCCGCGTTCATACGCCGCACGGCGTCATCGAAACCCCGATCTTTATGCCGGTGGGCACGCTTGCTACGGTGAAGACGATGAGTCCGGAAGAACTGAAAGAGATGAACGCTCAGATTATTTTGTCCAATACGTATCATCTGTTTCTGCGCCCGGGCCATGAAATTGTCCGCGAAGCCGGCGGACTGCATAAGTTTATGAACTGGGACCGCGCGATTCTGACGGACAGCGGCGGCTTCCAAGTTTTTTCGCTTAGCGACATGAGAAAAATCACCGAAGAAGGCGTGCACTTCCGTTCCCATCTGAACGGAGACAAGCTGTTCCTTTCTCCGGAAAAAGCAATGGAAATCCAGAACGCCCTCGGTTCGGATATCATGATGGCCTTTGACGAATGCGCCCCGTATCCGGCTGAACATAAATACGTAAAAGATTCGCTTGAACGCACGACAAGATGGGCGGAAAGATGCCTGGAAAGCCATGCCCGGCCTCAGGATCAAGGTTTGTTCGGCATCGTGCAGGGCGGGATGTTTGAAGACCTTCGCAAGCAGAGCGCGCGTGATTTGACTTCCCTGGATTTTCCGGGTTATGCTATTGGTGGACTGAGTGTAGGCGAGCCTAAACATCTTATGTATGAAGTGCTCGATTACACGGTGCCTTTACTGCCGAGCAACAAACCCCGCTACTTGATGGGGGTAGGCTCACCGGATGCGCTTATAGAAGGTGCGATCCGCGGCGTAGACATGTTTGATTGCGTGCTTCCGACCCGGATTGCCCGCAACGGCACAACCATGACCAGCCAAGGAAGACTGGTGGTCCGCAATGCCCAGTATGCCCGCGATTTCGGTCCGCTGGATCCGGAATGCGATTGCTATACATGCCGCAATTATTCGCGTGCATACCTTCGTCATTTGATCAAGAGTGATGAAACGTTTGGCCTGCGCTTGACCACTTACCATAATCTGCATTTCCTGCTCAATCTGATGAAACAGGTTCGTCAGGCGATTATGGAGGACAGGCTGCTGGACTTCCGGGATGAATTTTTCGAGAAGTACGGCCTGTTTGGCAATGAAAAAGGATTCTAA
- the queA gene encoding tRNA preQ1(34) S-adenosylmethionine ribosyltransferase-isomerase QueA produces the protein MDVELYDFELPEHLIAQTPLLDRTASRLLTLNKETGHIEHHQFSHILEELKPGDTLVLNDTRVLPARLFGTKEDTGAKAEVLLLKNLSGDKWETLVKPGKKLKKGSVIVFGDELKAVVEEEGEMGGRVLNFQYSGIFNEILDRLGQMPLPPYIKEKLEDKERYQTVYARHEGSAAAPTAGLHFTQELLDQIKAKGVTIAFVTLHVGLGTFRPMSVDRVEDHVMHEEYYILPQETADILNETKARGGRVVAVGTTSARTLETVAGKCEDGKIVKSSGWTGIFIYPGYQFRLVDCLITNFHLPKSTLVMLVSALAGRERILKAYQEAIEREYRFFSFGDAMLIY, from the coding sequence ATGGATGTAGAATTATATGACTTTGAACTGCCGGAGCATCTGATTGCGCAGACTCCGCTGCTTGATCGTACAGCTTCACGGCTGCTTACCTTAAATAAAGAAACGGGCCATATCGAGCACCATCAATTCTCGCATATCCTGGAAGAGTTGAAACCGGGCGATACTTTGGTGCTTAACGATACGAGAGTGCTGCCGGCGCGGCTGTTTGGCACTAAAGAAGATACAGGGGCGAAAGCCGAAGTGCTGCTGCTCAAAAACTTATCGGGAGACAAGTGGGAAACGCTCGTCAAACCCGGGAAGAAACTCAAGAAAGGTTCGGTCATCGTCTTCGGTGATGAACTTAAAGCCGTAGTGGAAGAAGAAGGCGAAATGGGCGGTCGGGTGCTCAATTTTCAATACAGCGGCATCTTTAACGAAATTTTGGATCGGCTCGGTCAAATGCCGCTGCCCCCTTACATTAAGGAGAAGCTGGAGGATAAGGAGCGTTATCAGACCGTTTATGCCCGGCATGAAGGTTCTGCGGCTGCCCCCACGGCGGGGCTGCATTTCACGCAGGAGCTGCTGGATCAGATTAAGGCCAAGGGAGTTACGATTGCTTTTGTAACGCTTCATGTAGGCCTGGGAACTTTCCGTCCGATGTCGGTTGATCGTGTGGAAGATCATGTGATGCACGAAGAATATTATATTTTGCCGCAGGAAACGGCCGATATTCTGAATGAGACGAAAGCGCGGGGCGGCCGGGTGGTAGCGGTAGGAACAACCTCGGCACGTACACTGGAGACGGTGGCTGGCAAATGTGAAGACGGGAAAATTGTCAAATCCAGCGGCTGGACCGGCATTTTCATCTATCCGGGCTACCAGTTCCGTTTGGTGGACTGCCTGATTACCAACTTCCATCTGCCGAAGTCGACGCTGGTGATGCTGGTCAGCGCGCTCGCTGGACGAGAACGGATTCTCAAGGCATACCAGGAAGCTATTGAACGGGAATACCGCTTCTTCAGCTTTGGAGATGCCATGTTGATTTATTAA